Proteins encoded in a region of the Streptomyces akebiae genome:
- the ndgR gene encoding IclR family transcriptional regulator NdgR, which translates to MDNSSGVGVLDKAALVLSALESGPATLAGLVGATGLARPTAHRLAVALEHHRMVARDMQGRFILGPRLAELAAAAGEDRLLATAGPVLTHLRDVTGESAQLYRRQGDMRICVAAAERLSGLRDTVPVGSTLTMKAGSSAQILMAWEEPERLHRGLQGARFTATALSGVRRRGWAQSIGEREPGVASVSAPVRGPSNRVVAAVSVSGPIERLTRHPGRMHAQAVIDAAGRLSEALRRTG; encoded by the coding sequence ATGGACAACAGTAGCGGCGTCGGCGTTCTGGACAAGGCGGCCCTGGTCCTGAGCGCTCTGGAGTCCGGTCCGGCCACCCTCGCGGGTCTGGTCGGCGCCACCGGACTCGCACGGCCCACGGCCCACCGCCTGGCCGTGGCTCTGGAACACCACCGCATGGTGGCACGCGACATGCAGGGCCGTTTCATCCTCGGCCCCCGGCTCGCCGAGCTGGCCGCGGCCGCCGGCGAGGACCGTCTCCTCGCGACGGCGGGCCCGGTGCTCACCCATCTACGGGATGTGACGGGCGAGAGCGCTCAGCTCTACCGCCGCCAGGGCGACATGCGCATCTGCGTCGCCGCGGCGGAGCGTCTGTCCGGACTGCGGGACACGGTCCCGGTCGGGTCGACCCTGACGATGAAGGCCGGTTCCTCGGCACAGATCCTGATGGCCTGGGAGGAGCCCGAGCGCCTGCACCGCGGTCTTCAGGGCGCCCGCTTCACCGCCACCGCCCTCTCGGGCGTACGGCGCCGGGGGTGGGCCCAGTCCATCGGCGAGCGCGAGCCGGGCGTGGCCTCGGTCTCCGCCCCCGTACGCGGGCCGTCGAACCGTGTGGTCGCCGCGGTCTCCGTCTCCGGCCCCATCGAGCGGCTCACCCGCCACCCCGGCCGTATGCATGCCCAAGCGGTGATCGACGCCGCGGGCCGCCTCTCCGAGGCCCTGCGCCGCACGGGCTGA
- a CDS encoding HAD family hydrolase has protein sequence MNIKAVLWDVDDTLFDYTAADRAGMRAHLGVEGLLHGYDSVDQAITRWKELTSLHWRRYAAGEGDWEATRRDRVRDFLGEPLTDTEADAWFERYVAHYERAWALFPDVLPVLDALAATHRHAVLSNSSLPVQERKLRALGVWDRFETVLCAEQLGVHKPAAEAFHVACEALELPPHEVAYVGDHPEIDGRGAADAGLLSVWIDRDGLHATVDPPVGPHRIATLTELPAILGSDTRFGAPSTFG, from the coding sequence ATGAACATCAAGGCCGTGCTCTGGGACGTGGACGACACCCTTTTCGACTACACCGCGGCCGACCGTGCCGGGATGCGCGCCCACTTGGGCGTCGAGGGACTGCTCCACGGCTACGACTCCGTGGATCAGGCGATCACGCGCTGGAAGGAGCTCACCAGCCTGCACTGGCGGCGCTACGCGGCCGGTGAGGGCGACTGGGAGGCGACCAGGCGCGACCGTGTCCGGGACTTCCTAGGCGAACCGCTGACCGACACGGAGGCGGACGCCTGGTTCGAGCGGTACGTCGCCCACTACGAGCGCGCCTGGGCCCTCTTCCCCGACGTCCTGCCCGTCCTGGACGCCCTCGCCGCGACCCACCGGCACGCGGTGCTCTCCAACTCCAGCCTCCCCGTCCAGGAGCGCAAGCTGCGCGCCCTCGGCGTGTGGGACCGCTTCGAGACGGTGCTGTGCGCCGAGCAACTGGGTGTCCACAAGCCGGCCGCCGAGGCGTTCCACGTCGCCTGCGAGGCCCTGGAACTGCCTCCGCACGAGGTCGCGTACGTCGGTGACCACCCGGAGATCGACGGCCGGGGTGCCGCCGACGCCGGTCTGCTGTCCGTCTGGATCGATCGCGACGGTCTCCACGCGACCGTCGACCCGCCGGTCGGACCGCACCGGATCGCCACCCTCACCGAACTCCCCGCGATCCTCGGCTCGGATACCCGTTTTGGAGCGCCGTCCACCTTCGGGTAA
- the gltX gene encoding glutamate--tRNA ligase → MANGSVRVRFCPSPTGNPHVGLVRTALFNWAFARHTGGTFVFRIEDTDAARDSEESYDQLLDSLRWLGFTWDEGPEVGGPHAPYRQSQRMETYQEVAEKLKDAGHAYYCYCTASELEERRDAARAAGRPSGYDGKCREVTPEQKERYEAEGREPIVRFRMPDETITFTDLVRGELTFTPENVPDYGIVRANGAPLYTLVNPVDDALMEITHVLRGEDLLSSTPRQIALYKALIELGIAKEVPSFGHLPYVMGEGNKKLSKRDPQSSLNLYRERGFLPEGLLNYLSLLGWSLSADKDIFTIEEMVAAFDIADVNPNPARFDLKKAEAINADHIRLLDVKEFTERCAPWLKAPFATWAPEDFDEAKWEAIAPHAQTRLKVLSEITENVDFLFLPEPAEDEASWAKAMKEGSDALLRTAREKLESADWTSAESLKEAVLAAGEAHGLKLGKAQAPVRVAVTGRTVGLPLFESLEILGKEKTLARIDAALAKLAA, encoded by the coding sequence GTGGCTAACGGCTCCGTCCGCGTACGTTTCTGTCCGTCCCCGACCGGCAACCCCCATGTGGGCCTGGTCCGCACGGCCCTGTTCAACTGGGCGTTCGCCCGCCACACCGGCGGCACGTTCGTCTTCCGCATCGAGGACACCGACGCGGCCCGCGATTCCGAGGAGTCCTACGACCAGCTCCTGGACTCGCTGCGCTGGCTGGGCTTCACCTGGGACGAGGGCCCCGAGGTCGGCGGCCCCCACGCGCCGTACCGCCAGTCGCAGCGCATGGAGACGTACCAGGAGGTGGCCGAGAAGCTCAAGGACGCCGGCCACGCCTACTACTGCTACTGCACCGCCTCCGAGCTGGAGGAGCGCCGCGACGCCGCCCGCGCCGCGGGCCGGCCCTCCGGCTACGACGGCAAGTGCCGCGAGGTCACGCCGGAGCAGAAGGAGCGGTACGAGGCGGAGGGCCGCGAGCCGATCGTGCGCTTCCGGATGCCCGACGAGACGATCACCTTCACGGACCTGGTCCGCGGCGAGCTGACCTTCACCCCGGAGAACGTGCCGGACTACGGCATCGTCCGCGCCAACGGCGCCCCGCTCTACACGCTGGTCAACCCCGTCGACGACGCCCTGATGGAGATCACCCACGTCCTGCGCGGCGAGGACCTGCTCTCCTCCACCCCCCGCCAGATCGCCCTCTACAAGGCGCTGATCGAGCTGGGCATCGCCAAGGAGGTGCCGTCCTTCGGACACCTGCCGTACGTGATGGGCGAGGGCAACAAGAAGCTCTCGAAGCGCGACCCGCAGTCGTCGCTCAACCTCTACCGCGAGCGCGGCTTCCTCCCCGAGGGCCTGCTCAACTACCTCTCCCTCCTCGGCTGGTCGCTCTCCGCCGACAAGGACATCTTCACGATCGAGGAGATGGTCGCCGCCTTCGACATCGCCGACGTGAACCCCAACCCGGCCCGCTTCGACCTGAAGAAGGCCGAGGCGATCAACGCCGACCACATCCGTCTGCTGGATGTGAAGGAGTTCACCGAGCGCTGCGCCCCCTGGCTGAAGGCCCCCTTCGCCACCTGGGCGCCGGAGGACTTCGACGAGGCCAAGTGGGAGGCCATCGCCCCGCACGCCCAGACCCGCCTCAAGGTCCTCTCGGAGATCACGGAAAACGTGGACTTCCTGTTCCTGCCGGAGCCGGCCGAGGACGAGGCGAGCTGGGCCAAGGCCATGAAGGAGGGCTCCGACGCGTTGCTGCGCACGGCCCGCGAGAAGCTGGAGTCCGCCGACTGGACCTCGGCCGAGTCCCTGAAGGAGGCCGTCCTGGCCGCCGGCGAGGCCCACGGCCTGAAGCTCGGCAAGGCCCAGGCCCCCGTCCGCGTCGCCGTCACCGGCCGCACGGTCGGCCTCCCCCTCTTCGAGTCCCTGGAGATCCTGGGCAAGGAGAAGACGCTGGCACGGATCGACGCGGCGCTGGCGAAGCTCGCGGCGTGA
- a CDS encoding fumarylacetoacetate hydrolase family protein, translating into MRIARFSIDGNVAFGAVEGDKPDELVLDIIKGIPFADFELSGTKVPVNKVRLLPPVLPNKVVAFGRNYAEHARELGNEVPDAPFAFFKPATSVIGPGDAIQYPSFSADLHHEAELAVVIGRMCREVPRERVKDVIFGYTCANDVTARDVQKREKQWARAKGFDTSCPLGPWVETDLDPSDLTIQLTVNGGQRQLGRTSEMIHSIEDLIVNITEAMTLLPGDVILTGTPAGVGPLNVGDEVAVTIEGIGTLTNKVIKRG; encoded by the coding sequence GTGCGCATCGCCAGGTTCTCCATCGACGGGAACGTAGCCTTCGGCGCGGTCGAGGGCGACAAGCCGGACGAGCTCGTCCTCGACATCATCAAGGGCATTCCGTTCGCGGACTTCGAGCTCTCCGGGACGAAGGTCCCGGTCAACAAGGTCAGGCTGCTGCCGCCGGTGCTCCCCAACAAGGTCGTGGCCTTCGGCCGCAACTACGCCGAACACGCCCGCGAGCTCGGCAACGAGGTCCCCGACGCCCCGTTCGCCTTCTTCAAGCCCGCCACCTCGGTGATCGGCCCCGGCGACGCGATCCAGTACCCCTCCTTCTCCGCGGACCTCCACCACGAGGCCGAGCTGGCCGTCGTCATCGGCCGGATGTGCCGCGAGGTCCCGCGCGAACGCGTCAAGGACGTGATCTTCGGCTACACCTGCGCCAACGACGTCACCGCCCGTGACGTCCAGAAGCGCGAGAAGCAATGGGCCCGGGCCAAGGGCTTCGACACCTCCTGCCCGCTGGGCCCCTGGGTGGAGACCGACCTCGACCCGAGCGACCTGACCATCCAGCTCACCGTCAACGGCGGGCAGCGCCAGCTCGGCCGGACGAGCGAGATGATCCACTCCATCGAGGATCTGATCGTCAACATCACCGAGGCCATGACGCTGCTCCCCGGCGACGTGATCCTCACGGGCACCCCGGCAGGGGTCGGCCCCCTCAACGTCGGCGACGAGGTCGCCGTCACCATCGAAGGCATCGGCACTCTCACCAACAAGGTGATCAAGCGTGGCTAA
- a CDS encoding sensor histidine kinase, giving the protein MQGRFKRDGSASAEPEPQIGTGNGSSPQHAQNPGPAEIGDGGERSGRPGASVAPVPPGKSKGGTKAGAGSGSRIALRNWRISTRLVSLLALPVVAATSLGALRIGDNVDDIQQLDNMRLLTDMTKQATELAAALQQERDLSAGPLTHGLDATDFTVKGTREKTDQARIQFTDATQAAETANTTAKMPGVRDSLVRVVRELYNLSSIRKNAYVDPKNSTQTVEAYHRLISQLLDLSTDMAEATSNPDMIKRTRALAAFSSAKEYASIQRAVIAAALPATDDKAGKLSENDRLYANSALSNEESDRSTFSDIYGSGAEELTKPIDDATPTIEAADVYADRVLASAGGLGGQDNRSYRDWTDDSSAKIEQMKKIEGSLLEEMEQTARNLRADAEQEAIISGALILLVLGVSLVGAFVVARSMIRSLRRLQDTATKVAQDRLPELVKQLSESDPQDVDTSVESVGVHSRDEIGQVAAAFDDVHREAVRLAAEQALLRGNVNAMFTNLSRRSQGLIQRQLSLISELESREADPDQLSSLFKLDHLATRMRRNGENLLVLAGEEPGRRWTRPVPLVDVLRAAASEVEQYERIELASVPTTEVAGRVVNDLVHLLAELLENATSFSSPQTKVKVTGHALPDGRVLIEIHDTGIGLSPEDLAAINERLASPPTVDVSVSRRMGLFVVGRLSQRHGIRIQLRPSDSGGTTALVMLPVDVAQGNKKPTPGKPGQGAPSTGGPAAAQAAAGAAAARRQTGNQSGPPLGGPSAGGGLLGGAPQRGQVGAGQGPRAALPGNPSGPGGFGSPGGQRGPQGGPPVPPQGGRPTPAGAGAGGFGGGQAPGAPQGLQAAGTGGPGGFESFDDSGRQGGFPTGSGLRPAGGPGDTGAGRPGGADNGPGAVPPKQGKERSGRRRPQLPGRGGPRAELPGGNSPTRPSWSDDNAQPPVPRASLDAPRGHEEQPDVTAPMPRVDPHQAPGSPNDFPRSPQGDFDSRRPGAGTPQNGTGSYVRSDVFGGAGAPPAPTGPSRGVPQDSSSTGQFAPSGYDGSSTGQFPAPGRQNPQDTGQYGMPGRQNGQGTGQFGGPGRQNPQDTGQFERPQVNGESYGAPRPPVPPQRPPVPPQRPARPQEPEALPPATGPMDGRTPLYDTLETNWFHGQGGQNDQQQGNNTAPQQHTAPAPQTPAAPQRPAAPAAPASPTWRSTPNDDLVRQAERARQPSAGGVTTSGLPRRVPRANLVPGTAQQQQHQTGPQVSRSPDDVRGRLTNLRRGIAQGRQAGNGQTGSFPSPTHQQER; this is encoded by the coding sequence GTGCAGGGACGTTTCAAGAGGGATGGCAGCGCTTCGGCGGAGCCGGAGCCACAGATCGGAACCGGCAACGGTTCCTCCCCCCAGCACGCCCAGAACCCGGGTCCGGCTGAGATCGGCGACGGCGGGGAGCGCTCCGGGCGCCCCGGCGCGTCAGTTGCTCCCGTGCCGCCCGGGAAGTCCAAGGGCGGCACCAAGGCGGGCGCCGGAAGCGGCTCCCGAATAGCCCTGCGCAACTGGCGCATCTCCACCCGTCTCGTGTCGCTGCTCGCGCTCCCCGTGGTGGCGGCGACCTCGCTCGGTGCCCTGCGTATCGGCGACAACGTGGACGACATCCAGCAGCTCGACAACATGCGGCTGCTGACCGACATGACGAAGCAGGCGACCGAGCTCGCCGCCGCGCTCCAGCAGGAGCGCGACCTGTCGGCCGGTCCCCTCACGCACGGCCTGGACGCCACCGACTTCACCGTCAAGGGCACCCGGGAGAAGACGGACCAGGCCCGCATCCAGTTCACGGACGCGACCCAGGCCGCCGAGACCGCGAACACCACCGCGAAGATGCCCGGCGTCCGCGACAGCCTCGTCCGCGTGGTGCGCGAGCTCTACAACCTCAGCAGCATCCGCAAGAACGCCTACGTGGACCCCAAGAACTCCACGCAGACGGTCGAGGCCTACCACCGCCTGATCTCCCAGCTGCTGGACCTGTCCACGGACATGGCCGAGGCCACCAGCAACCCGGACATGATCAAGCGGACCCGTGCCCTGGCGGCCTTCTCCTCCGCCAAGGAGTACGCCTCCATCCAGCGCGCGGTCATCGCGGCGGCCCTGCCCGCCACCGACGACAAGGCCGGCAAGCTCTCCGAGAACGACCGGCTCTACGCGAACTCGGCGCTGTCGAACGAGGAGTCGGACCGCAGCACCTTCTCCGACATCTACGGATCCGGTGCCGAGGAGCTGACCAAGCCGATCGACGACGCGACCCCGACCATCGAGGCCGCCGACGTCTACGCGGACCGGGTGCTCGCCAGCGCCGGCGGTCTGGGCGGCCAGGACAACCGCTCGTACAGGGACTGGACCGACGACTCCTCGGCCAAGATCGAGCAGATGAAGAAGATCGAGGGTTCGCTCCTGGAGGAGATGGAGCAGACCGCTCGCAACCTGCGCGCCGACGCCGAGCAAGAGGCGATCATCTCCGGTGCGCTGATCCTGCTCGTCCTCGGTGTCTCCCTCGTCGGCGCGTTCGTCGTCGCCCGGTCCATGATCCGCTCGCTGCGGCGCCTCCAGGACACCGCGACCAAGGTCGCCCAGGACCGGCTGCCCGAGCTCGTCAAGCAGCTGTCGGAGTCGGACCCCCAGGACGTCGACACCTCCGTCGAGTCGGTCGGTGTGCACTCCCGGGACGAGATCGGCCAGGTGGCCGCGGCCTTCGACGACGTGCACCGCGAGGCCGTCCGCCTCGCCGCCGAGCAGGCCCTCCTCCGGGGCAACGTCAACGCGATGTTCACCAACCTCTCGCGTCGCTCCCAGGGCCTCATCCAGCGTCAGCTGTCGCTCATCTCCGAACTGGAGTCCCGCGAGGCCGACCCGGACCAGCTGTCCTCCCTCTTCAAGCTCGACCACCTCGCCACCCGCATGCGCCGTAACGGTGAGAACCTCCTCGTTCTCGCCGGTGAGGAGCCCGGCCGCCGCTGGACCCGTCCGGTCCCGCTGGTCGACGTGCTCCGTGCCGCCGCGTCCGAGGTGGAGCAGTACGAGCGCATCGAGCTGGCCTCCGTGCCGACCACCGAAGTGGCCGGCCGCGTGGTCAACGACCTCGTGCACCTCCTCGCCGAGCTGCTGGAGAACGCCACCTCGTTCTCCTCGCCGCAGACCAAGGTCAAGGTCACCGGTCACGCGCTGCCCGACGGCCGCGTCCTGATCGAGATCCACGACACCGGTATCGGTCTCTCCCCCGAGGACCTCGCGGCGATCAACGAGCGGCTCGCCTCGCCGCCCACCGTGGACGTGTCGGTCTCCCGACGCATGGGTCTGTTCGTGGTCGGTCGTCTGTCGCAGCGCCACGGCATCCGTATCCAGCTTCGTCCGTCCGACTCGGGCGGTACGACCGCGCTCGTCATGCTTCCCGTCGACGTGGCGCAGGGCAACAAGAAGCCCACCCCGGGCAAGCCCGGTCAGGGTGCTCCGTCCACCGGTGGCCCGGCCGCCGCGCAGGCCGCGGCCGGTGCCGCCGCCGCGCGTCGCCAGACGGGCAACCAGTCGGGTCCGCCGCTCGGCGGCCCGTCCGCCGGTGGCGGGCTGCTGGGCGGCGCGCCACAGCGTGGGCAGGTCGGCGCGGGCCAGGGCCCGCGCGCCGCGCTGCCCGGCAACCCCAGTGGTCCGGGCGGCTTCGGCAGCCCCGGCGGCCAGCGCGGGCCGCAGGGCGGACCGCCGGTGCCCCCGCAGGGCGGTCGGCCGACTCCGGCGGGCGCCGGTGCCGGCGGGTTCGGCGGCGGACAGGCGCCGGGTGCCCCGCAGGGGCTGCAGGCCGCCGGGACCGGTGGTCCGGGCGGATTCGAGAGCTTCGACGACTCCGGGCGCCAGGGTGGCTTCCCCACCGGCTCGGGCCTGCGCCCGGCCGGTGGTCCCGGTGACACCGGTGCGGGACGGCCGGGCGGGGCCGACAACGGCCCGGGTGCCGTGCCGCCGAAGCAGGGCAAGGAACGTTCCGGCAGGCGCCGCCCGCAGCTGCCCGGCCGCGGTGGACCGCGTGCCGAGCTGCCCGGTGGCAACTCCCCCACGCGGCCGAGCTGGAGCGACGACAACGCGCAGCCGCCGGTGCCGCGCGCCTCGCTGGACGCCCCGCGCGGCCACGAGGAGCAGCCGGACGTCACCGCGCCGATGCCGCGCGTGGACCCCCACCAGGCTCCGGGCTCGCCCAACGACTTCCCGCGTTCCCCGCAGGGCGACTTCGACAGTCGGCGCCCCGGTGCGGGTACACCGCAGAACGGCACCGGCTCCTACGTCCGCTCCGACGTGTTCGGCGGTGCGGGTGCTCCGCCGGCGCCCACGGGCCCGTCCCGCGGCGTCCCGCAGGACTCGTCCTCCACCGGCCAGTTCGCCCCGTCGGGCTACGACGGCTCCAGCACGGGCCAGTTCCCGGCTCCGGGCCGACAGAACCCGCAGGACACCGGCCAGTACGGCATGCCCGGCCGCCAGAACGGCCAGGGCACCGGACAGTTCGGTGGGCCGGGTCGGCAGAACCCGCAGGACACCGGACAGTTCGAGCGGCCGCAGGTCAACGGCGAGAGCTACGGCGCGCCCCGGCCGCCGGTCCCGCCGCAGCGTCCCCCGGTGCCCCCGCAGCGTCCCGCGCGTCCGCAGGAGCCGGAGGCACTGCCCCCGGCGACGGGCCCGATGGACGGCCGTACCCCGCTGTACGACACGCTGGAGACCAACTGGTTCCACGGTCAGGGCGGCCAGAACGACCAGCAGCAGGGCAACAACACCGCGCCGCAGCAGCACACCGCTCCGGCTCCCCAGACTCCGGCCGCTCCCCAGCGTCCGGCGGCTCCCGCCGCGCCGGCTTCCCCCACCTGGCGCAGCACTCCCAACGACGACCTGGTCCGCCAGGCCGAACGAGCCCGTCAGCCCTCGGCAGGCGGGGTCACCACCTCCGGCCTGCCGCGCCGGGTCCCGCGCGCCAACCTCGTGCCGGGCACGGCTCAGCAGCAACAGCACCAAACCGGTCCGCAGGTCTCGCGTTCGCCTGACGACGTACGCGGCCGGCTGACCAATCTCCGTCGGGGCATCGCGCAGGGTCGACAGGCCGGCAACGGCCAGACCGGCAGCTTCCCGAGCCCCACTCACCAGCAGGAGCGTTAG
- a CDS encoding roadblock/LC7 domain-containing protein has protein sequence MSQAAQNLNWLITNFVDNTPGVSHTVVVSADGLLLAMSEGFPRDRADQLAAVASGLTSLTAGASRIFEGGDVAQTVVEMERGFLFLMSVSDGSSLAVLAHPECDIGLVGYEMALLVDRAGAVLTPDLRAELQGSLLH, from the coding sequence ATGAGCCAAGCGGCACAGAACCTCAACTGGTTGATCACCAACTTCGTGGACAACACCCCCGGGGTGTCCCACACCGTCGTCGTGTCCGCCGACGGTCTTCTTCTGGCGATGTCGGAGGGCTTTCCGCGCGACCGTGCCGATCAGCTCGCGGCCGTCGCCTCCGGACTCACCTCGCTCACGGCCGGGGCGTCCCGGATCTTCGAGGGCGGGGACGTGGCCCAGACGGTGGTCGAGATGGAGCGCGGATTCCTCTTCCTGATGTCCGTCTCCGACGGATCGTCCCTGGCCGTACTCGCCCACCCCGAGTGCGACATCGGCCTGGTCGGTTACGAGATGGCGCTGCTCGTCGACCGCGCGGGCGCTGTGCTCACGCCCGACCTGCGCGCCGAACTCCAAGGCAGCTTGCTCCACTGA
- a CDS encoding DUF742 domain-containing protein, which yields MTPPTAPHDPYAEPYGDEGDQPLVRPYAMTGGRTRPRYQLALEALISTTADPAHLMGLLPEHQRICHLCHEVKSVAEVSALLSMPLGVARILVADLAEAGLVAIHQPGGDENAGGAPDVTLLERVLSGLRKL from the coding sequence ATGACCCCGCCCACCGCTCCTCACGATCCGTACGCAGAGCCGTACGGAGACGAGGGCGACCAGCCGCTGGTACGGCCGTACGCCATGACCGGTGGCCGGACGCGGCCGCGATACCAGCTAGCCCTCGAGGCGCTGATCAGCACGACGGCAGACCCCGCGCACCTGATGGGGCTGCTCCCCGAGCACCAGCGGATCTGTCACCTGTGCCACGAGGTGAAGTCGGTGGCCGAGGTGTCGGCCCTGCTGTCCATGCCGCTCGGTGTGGCACGGATCCTGGTCGCGGACCTCGCCGAGGCCGGACTCGTCGCGATCCATCAGCCCGGTGGCGACGAGAACGCCGGTGGCGCGCCGGACGTGACTCTGCTGGAAAGGGTGCTCAGTGGACTTCGGAAGCTCTGA
- a CDS encoding GTP-binding protein: MDFGSSEAGRATTSAKIVVAGGFGVGKTTFVGAVSEINPLRTEAVMTSASAGIDDLTHTGDKTTTTVAMDFGRITLDQDLILYLFGTPGQDRFWFMWDDLVRGAIGAVVLVDTRRLADCFPAVDYFENSGLPFVIALNGFDGHQPYTPDEVREALQIGPDTPIITTDARHRSDAKSALITLVEHALMARLR; the protein is encoded by the coding sequence GTGGACTTCGGAAGCTCTGAAGCGGGACGGGCCACCACCTCCGCGAAGATCGTGGTGGCGGGCGGTTTCGGCGTGGGCAAGACCACGTTCGTCGGGGCCGTCTCGGAGATCAACCCGCTGCGTACCGAGGCCGTGATGACGTCCGCGTCCGCGGGCATCGACGACCTCACCCACACCGGGGACAAGACGACCACCACGGTCGCCATGGACTTCGGCCGTATCACCCTCGACCAGGACCTGATCCTGTACCTCTTCGGCACGCCGGGGCAGGACCGCTTCTGGTTCATGTGGGACGACCTGGTCCGCGGCGCCATCGGCGCCGTGGTGCTGGTCGACACCCGTCGTCTCGCCGACTGCTTCCCGGCCGTCGACTACTTCGAGAACAGCGGCCTGCCCTTCGTCATCGCCCTCAACGGCTTCGACGGGCACCAGCCGTACACGCCCGACGAGGTCCGGGAGGCCCTGCAGATCGGGCCCGACACCCCGATCATCACGACGGACGCCCGCCACCGCTCGGACGCCAAGTCGGCCCTGATCACCCTGGTCGAGCACGCGCTCATGGCACGGTTGCGGTAG